A part of Miscanthus floridulus cultivar M001 chromosome 6, ASM1932011v1, whole genome shotgun sequence genomic DNA contains:
- the LOC136461372 gene encoding RHOMBOID-like protein 3, giving the protein MRTHLTATAATRYEHQSTTAMAAARYDVEKGGRNGDYLRYSNATYRSLQKLGALVWEKVVQEHQGWRLLTCIWLHAGVAHLLANMISLVLIGLRLEQQFGYVRIDIIYLDSGVGGNVLSSLFIRNTISVGASGALFGLLGVMLSELFINWTVYSVSIFNT; this is encoded by the exons ATGCGAACCCACCTCACCGCAACGGCCGCCACGCGCTACGAGCACCAGtccaccaccgccatggccgccgcgcgcTACGACGTGGAGAAGGGCGGGAGGAACGGCGACTATCTCAGATATAGCAATGCTACATACAGATC GCTGCAGAAGCTGGGGGCACTTGTATGGGAGAAAGTTGTGCAGGAGCACCAAGGATGGAGGCTCCTCACTTGCATCTGGCTGCACGCCGGTGTTGCCCACCTTCTAGCAAACATGATCAGCCTCGTGCTCATCGGACTCAGACTTGAGCAACAGTTTGGATACG TGAGAATTGACATCATCTACCTTGATTCTGGCGTTGGAGGCAACGTGCTCTCATCTCTGTTCATCAGGAACACCATCTCTGTCGGCGCTTCAGGAGCTCTGTTCGGACTCCTTGGTGTCATGCTGTCCGAGCTCTTCATCAACTGGACCGTTTACTCTGTTTCGATCTTCAATACATAG
- the LOC136459920 gene encoding cytochrome P450 CYP94D108-like yields the protein MDAAAAPLLAVAVAVAVTVLLFPGLRRRASHRNHCPYPNPVLGNVVPFVRNFHRFLDWATDQLAAAPASTIEVRGALGLGNGVATADPAVVDHLLRAGFPNYVKGASFAGPFADLLGSGIFLADGRLWSLERKLASHSFSSRSLRRFSGRVLCAHLHRRLLPLLAAAADSGEAVDLQDVLKRFAFDSICGVAFGVEASTLLELGEEDGGGRGRRRRHDAFFKAFDDAVEISFARMLHPTAVVWKAMRLAGVGSERRLREAIRVVDEHVAAIMESEERPRGLGDDEQHLLSRFAAAMEEDEGSELGAMFRSPEAKRRFLRDIVVSFVLAGKDTTSSALTWFFWLLAANPRCERRVYEEAASLSLHGHGDGDDHGVDDVDGGGYDELRGMHYLYAAITEAMRLYPPVPINSRVAAAGDVLPDGTTVRTGWFSDYCAYAMGRMPQLWGDDCREFRPERWLDGGGEFVAVDAARYPVFHAGPRACLGKEMAYVQMKAVVAAVVRRFSVEPVRAASMEAPPPYEMAVTLRMRGGLPVLIRRRESDLGRH from the coding sequence ATGGATGCCGCTGCGGCGCCGCTCCTCgcagtcgccgtcgccgtcgccgtcaccgTCCTTCTCTTCCCGGGCCTCCGGCGCCGCGCGAGCCACCGCAACCACTGCCCCTACCCGAACCCCGTGCTCGGCAACGTGGTGCCCTTTGTCCGCAACTTCCACCGATTCCTCGACTGGGCCACGGACCAGCTCGCAGCCGCCCCGGCCTCCACCATCGAGGTGCGCGGCGCGCTCGGCCTCGGCAACGGCGTCGCCACCGCGGACCCGGCCGTCGTTGACCACCTGCTGCGCGCCGGGTTTCCCAACTACGTCAAGGGCGCGAGCTTCGCGGGGCCCTTCGCCGACCTCCTCGGCAGCGGCATCTTCCTCGCGGACGGCCGCCTGTGGAGCCTCGAGCGCAAGCTCGCCTCCCACTCCTTCTCGTCCCGCTCGCTGCGTCGCTTCTCGGGGCGTGTCCTCTGCGCCCACCTGCACCGCCGGCTCTTGCCTCTCCTCGCGGCCGCGGCCGACTCCGGAGAGGCCGTTGACCTGCAGGATGTGCTCAAGCGCTTCGCCTTCGACAGCATCTGCGGCGTCGCGTTCGGGGTCGAGGCCTCGACGCTGCTCGAGCTCGGGGAGGAGGACGGCGGGGGCAGGGGACGACGCCGTCGGCACGATGCGTTCTTCAAGGCGTTCGACGACGCCGTCGAGATCTCCTTCGCGCGCATGCTCCACCCGACAGCCGTGGTGTGGAAGGCGATGAGGCTCGCTGGCGTCGGAAGCGAGAGGCGGCTCCGCGAGGCCATCCGCGTCGTCGACGAGCACGTCGCAGCGATCATGGAGTCGGAGGAGCGGCCGCGCGGGCTCGGCGACGACGAGCAGCACCTGTTGTCGCGGTTCGCGGCGGCGATGGAGGAAGACGAGGGGagcgagctcggcgccatgttcCGGTCACCGGAGGCGAAGCGGCGGTTCCTGCGGGACATTGTCGTCAGCTTCGTGCTCGCCGGGAAGGACACCACGTCCTCCGCGCTCACATGGTTCTTCTGGCTCCTCGCCGCCAACCCGCGCTGCGAGCGGCGCGTGTACGAGGAGGCGGCGTCGCTCTCGCTCCACGGACACGGAGACGGAGACGACCACGGCGTCGACGACGTCGACGGCGGCGGCTACGACGAGCTCAGGGGGATGCACTACCTGTACGCGGCGATCACCGAGGCGATGCGGCTGTACCCGCCGGTGCCCATCAACTCGCGGGTGGCGGCCGCGGGGGACGTGCTGCCGGACGGCACGACTGTGCGCACCGGCTGGTTCTCGGACTACTGCGCGTACGCTATGGGGAGGATGCCACAGCTGTGGGGCGACGACTGCCGCGAGTTCCGCCCCGAGCGgtggctcgacggcggcggcgagttcGTGGCGGTGGACGCGGCGAGGTACCCGGTCTTCCACGCCGGCCCGCGGGCGTGCCTCGGGAAGGAGATGGCGTACGTGCAGATGAAGGCCGTTGTGGCCGCCGTGGTCAGGAGGTTCTCCGTCGAGCCGGTGCGGGCGGCGAGCATGGAGGCGCCTCCGCCGTACGAGATGGCGGTGACGCTGAGGATGAGAGGCGGGCTTCCTGTGCTGATAAGGAGGCGGGAGAGCGACTTGGGCCGGCACTGA